The following proteins come from a genomic window of Salvia hispanica cultivar TCC Black 2014 chromosome 4, UniMelb_Shisp_WGS_1.0, whole genome shotgun sequence:
- the LOC125222007 gene encoding premnaspirodiene oxygenase-like: protein MLALCSLSTTASAALILPAIIIFFFITKSRTSKIPIKLPPGPKKLPIIGNLHLISSPPFRCFTDLSKHYGPIMHLKLGEADAVVVSSPEIAKQILKDQDPCVANRPQGVALEIMWYNYIDIAFSPYGDYWRQMRKICINELLSPRMVRSFQSIRSDEATRVVDSLRESSGNAVNLTEKIFSFTSSITCRAAFGGLCKDKGALIKVMTETLKMAGGFEIADFFPNSRIVSALSWTKMRLKTMRRKLDFILDDLIDEHKSNLAKMVGDINSGRRLGNGEFGGEDLIDVLLRMKEGEELKFPIGNDNIKAVLYDIFSAGTETSSTAIDWTMVELMRNPKVMAKAQAEVRRVLKEGIATNNIEQYDELRYLKLVIKESLRLHPPVPLLPRASRETCQVNGYTIPDKVRVMVNVWAMHRDPRFWKDPEEFEPERFENGDVDFIGADFHYLPFGLGRRMCPGVMFGLASVEQAIAQLLYHFDWRLPADVRAQDLDMIEKDGLTSVRKANLFVNATPYHP from the exons ATGCTAGCTCTGTGCAGCTTATCAACTACGGCGTCGGCAGCGCTAATTTTGCCAGCGATaataatcttcttcttcatcacgAAATCCAGAACGAGCAAAATTCCAATCAAACTGCCACCTGGCCCCAAAAAACTTCCTATAATCGGAAACCTCCACCTCATAAGCTCCCCTCCCTTCCGCTGCTTCACAGACTTATCCAAACACTACGGCCCTATAATGCACCTCAAGCTCGGCGAGGCCGACGCCGTCGTCGTCTCTTCGCCGGAGATCGCCAAGCAAATCCTCAAAGATCAGGACCCCTGCGTCGCCAACAGACCGCAGGGCGTGGCCCTGGAGATCATGTGGTACAACTACATCGACATCGCCTTCAGCCCCTACGGCGACTACTGGCGCCAGATGCGGAAGATCTGCATCAACGAGCTCCTCAGCCCTAGAATGGTGCGATCGTTCCAATCGATTAGATCTGATGAGGCCACGCGTGTGGTCGATTCGCTGCGTGAATCTTCCGGAAACGCCGTGAATTTAACCGAGAAGATCTTCTCCTTCACGAGCTCCATCACTTGCCGCGCTGCGTTCGGCGGCCTGTGCAAGGATAAAGGAGCTCTGATTAAGGTGATGACGGAGACTTTGAAGATGGCGGGAGGGTTTGAAATTGCGGATTTTTTCCCCAATTCGAGGATCGTGAGCGCGCTGAGCTGGACGAAGATGAGGCTGAAGACGATGCGGCGCAAGctggattttattttagatgaCCTTATTGATGAGCATAAGTCGAATCTAGCGAAGATGGTGGGAGATATTAATTCCGGCCGGAGATTGGGGAATGGTGAGTTCGGAGGTGAAGATTTAATTGATGTTCTGCTGAGGATGAAGGAAGGAGAGGAGCTCAAGTTTCCTATTGGCAATGACAATATCAAAGCTGTGTTATAT GATATTTTCTCGGCTGGAACTGAGACATCATCAACGGCTATTGATTGGACGATGGTAGAGCTAATGAGAAACCCAAAAGTGATGGCTAAGGCTCAAGCTGAAGTAAGACGAGTCTTGAAAGAAGGCATCGctactaataatatagaaCAATATGATGAGTTGAGATATCTAAAACTAGTGATAAAAGAGAGTTTGAGGCTACACCCTCCGGTTCCGTTGTTGCCTAGAGCTTCGAGGGAGACATGCCAAGTCAATGGATACACGATCCCTGATAAAGTAAGGGTGATGGTGAACGTATGGGCGATGCATAGGGATCCAAGGTTTTGGAAAGATCCAGAAGAGTTCGAGCCCGAGAGATTCGAGAATGGGGATGTGGATTTCATAGGTGCTGATTTCCATTACTTGCCGTTTGGTTTAGGAAGAAGAATGTGCCCTGGAGTCATGTTTGGTTTGGCTAGTGTGGAGCAGGCTATAGCTCAGCTGCTCTACCACTTTGATTGGAGATTACCAGCAGATGTTAGGGCTCAAGATTTGGATATGATTGAAAAGGATGGGCTTACAAGTGTAAGAAAAGCCAATTTGTTTGTAAATGCCACTCCATATCACCCATAA